Below is a genomic region from Isosphaeraceae bacterium EP7.
CGAAGGCTTTGTGCGACGAGTCTGTCTCCGTCATTTCGGGCCCACTGCGGGCCGGCGACGGCCCTTAGGCTGACTGGCAGGAGGTCGGGCCAGGTGTCGAGATCGAGGTCCACGGCCGTGGCCGAGTTCCAATCGGAGGCCTGGATCGGGACATCCTGGAAGCTCGCGACGACACGATCACCCCGTCCTGTCGTCGCATTCCGCCACGCCTTGATCGGACCGCCCACACTGGTCTGGACCAGGTCGGACCGACCGTCTCGGTCGAGATCGATCGTGACCAGCCCGGAGACTCGGCCCTGCGAACCGACCTCGCCCGCGCCGAGCCCGGTGACTTCCACTGTCCGAAAGCGGCCCAGGCGATCATTCAGGATGAGGATCGGAAGTTCGCCTTGCCGGGCGAGGATCAGATCGAGGTCGCGGTCATCATCAACATCCAGCGCCGCGATCCCGGCATAAGAGCCCGGAGGTCCCGACAGAGCTGCGGCCTCGGGCATGGTCCACGGGGTCAGTTTGAGCGACAGACCTCCCGCGGAAGTTTTCCCCTTCGGCGCCGAGGCGAGCGGGAGCCAGTTGGAAGGAACTCCCCCCTCCTGGGGCCTGGGGGTCCCGTCGTTTCGATAGACGGTATTCACCGTGGATGTCGACGGCTTGCCGGGGAGGAAGGCCCGGCGACCGTCCTCGATGGCCGCACCGTTGAGGACATAAAGATCGAGGTCTCCGTCCTGGTCCAGGTCGAGCCAGCGGGCCATCGGCGAGATCGACTTCGACGGAGCCAGGCCGACCTCGGTCGTCACATCCTTGAATCCGTCGGCGCCGAGATTTCGTAGCAGGCGATTGTCGCCGACGCCGGTGACGAACAAATCCACATTCAGGTCGGCATCGAAGTCCCCGGCGGCGACCCCAATCCCGGCGCGGTCCTCGGGAAGCCCCAAGGCCAGGGTGACATCCTCGAACGCTCCGTTTCCGCGGTTCAGAAAAAGCGCGTCCCGCAGCCCCTTCGGGCCGATGACGGCTGCCGTGAGATAGAGGTCGAGCTTGCCGTCGTTGTTCGCGTCGAAGACGGCGGTTCCGGGCCCCCAGATCGCCCGCGCCGAGGTGATGATCGTATCCCGATCCGAGGTTGAATCCGTCACGCTCGACGGGGCGACGAATGGAGCCCAATTCGTGCTCGGGGGGAAGGCCACCTTCATCGGCGTCCGACCAGCAAACTGAAGTTCGGTCCCCTTCCCCGCGGGCCTCTCACGTGGGGGTGTCGGGTCGATGACCCGGGCGTATTTTCCCGCCTCGCCGTAGAAATTCTCGGCGGTGTCGCCGGGACCGTCCGGGGACGATTTCGGGTTGAGCCTGCGCCAGAGTGCGGACAGTTCCTTCTGTTTGTCTCGGTCCTTCGCCCAGCTATAGGCCGATTGCAGCTTGAACAGGGCCGAGATCAGATATGGGTTCGCCTCGAGCGCCTTTGTGTAGATCTCGATGAGCTGCTTCGCCTGGGGCGGTCCCGCGGGACGCCCCTTCACATTGGGGTCGGTGAGGGTGGTGCCGACGTGATACCAGGTGTGCCCATCATTGGGGTCGGCCTTCGAAACGAAGACGAAATCCTCGTGCGCCTGGAGGATGTTATCTCCGCCCAGGAATTCCAGGATCAGGCCGCGGCAATAATGCGCCGGAAGATGACCCGGGTCGGCCTTGAGGACATCGTCGAGGAGCGATAGTGCAACTTCGAAATTGCTCTTGGACTTCTCCCCTCCCGGCGTCGCCTCCGCGATCGTGCCCGACGTATTGAGGAGTGCGATCGAGAGGTTGACCGAGCCCGGCAGCCAACCCGGCGCCAGCTCGTGCACCTTTCGGAATGCAGCGGTCGCATCCTCGTATTCGTAGCGTTCCATGTGACCCACACCCGCGAGGTGGGCCTTCATGACCTCGCCAAGGCGGGCGGCGGGAATCTCGCCGGGCCGCTCCGACGAGACCTCGGGTTTCGGCGGGGCGGCTTCCTTCGCCGTACCGCCGCAACCGTGGGAGGCGCCGATCAGGACAAAAAGCAAGAGCGACGGATGCCCGAGTCGACTCGCCCACATGGATCGGCCCCGAGAAGGTGGTGCCCGAGGGGCCGCGGGCTGGACTTGGTTCGCGTCGGCGAGCCGAGCTCAGTCGCGATTCGGGCGATAGATTGGCCTGGTATACAGGTCAGTATAGGCCTCGGCCCGGATGTGGCCTAGGAGGTCATGCCCCCGCCGTCGCCCTCGCTCGGCGCGGAGTGAGGCGAGGTCGATGGGACCGACGACGATCTTCTCGCCCGGTCCCGGGTCCGCCTGACTCAGGATCCGGCCGTCGAAGTCGACGATCATGCTGCCGCCCGGCCAGGAGAAGGGCGGATAGTTCGAGAGGCTCGCCCCCTGATTGGCTGCGACCACATAGGCCGAGTTCTCCGCGGCGCGGGCACGATTGAACAGCGTCCACCAATCCATCGGGGGGGTGGCACCCCACGGATCCATGTAGGCCGAGACCCTGAGGAGGACTTCGGCCCCGCCCAGGGCCAGGGCGCGAATAGCCTCGGGAAAGAGCCAGTCGTAGCAAATTGCCGCTCCCAGGCGACCGATTTCGGTCTCGGTCACCGGGAACAATGGCTCGTCATATCCGGGCAGGTCGTGGGGGCTGGTGTGGACTTCCCACGGGATCCACGGATTCACCTTGCGATACTTGCTCAGCAACCCGTCGGGGCCGATCAAGCAGGTCGTGTTGAACACCCGCCCGGGCCAGCGGGCGTCGACTTCCAGGAAGGTTCCGCTCTGAATGTAGATCGAGTGCTGCCTGGCCTTGGCCACATACCGATCGGTCTGTTCGTTGGGGATGGGGACGGCGAGCCGGTCGATCAGTTCCTCGGCCGTCGCATAGATTGGCGCGGCATGCACGAACTCGGGGAAGACGACGAGCCTGATGTCGAAGAACGGGCCGTAGCCGATCACCGCATGGTCGACCATCGCCAGGAGACGGTCGACGCGAGCAGGAAGTTCTGAGCGGTCTTTTGGGCAGGACAGATCGGTCTGGCATGCTGCGGCGTAGTACCGTTCGATGGTCGGCATTGGCTCTCAGCGTTTCTCTGGCTCTTGCTTCCTGGTCGCGTCGAGGAATGCGGCGAGTGAGGGGTCGGCCTTTCGGTCGGTCAGTCTGAGGAAGATATCGCCAGCCTTCCGAGTCTCGCCCGAGAGATAGAGCTGCGCACCGAGTAGGAACCAACCGTCGCGGTCTCCTGGCTCGGCCTGGAGGTGCGATTCGAGCGCCGCAATCGGCTTGTGGAAATCGCCGGGCTCGCCGTAGATCCGCCGGATATCGGGCGCCGTCAGCAACCAACCGGGGTCGGTCGTCAGGGCTTCGCGCACGCGGTCGGCCGCCTCGGAATACTTGCCCCGAACAAACGCGAGCTGGGCCAGCCGAACCCGCGGCTCAGCCGACGAAGGATTGGCGCGAGCGGCCTGCTCATAACGCTCGCTGGCTCGCTTGGTGCTGCCCATCCGGAAATGGCGGTCGCCGAGTGTCACGAATTGCTCCGCGCGGGCGAAGTCGACCCGGCGAGTTCGCCGTTGCGTCGGCCTCATCGGAGAGCCCTGCATCTCTCCTTCATCTGCACGCGGGACAACGACTCCGGCCTGGAAGTCCGGAGGAACCATCGGGCCCAGCATCAACGGAGACGGAGTCGTGACATAGGTCGTGCCTCGGGGGCCGTACATGCCGCCGTACCAATACATCGACCAGCCGCCGCCGACGGCGCCGGGGACCTGGTAATTCCCTCGAGAGCGATTCCCCGAGGTCGAGGGCGTGGAAGCACCGGCTGCGGCCTGGGTTGGCGCGGCGACGACGACCTCACCGGCTTCGGCGGTGGGAGCGACGCCCTGCCAGAACATCACGATGGTTCCGATCGCGATCCATCTTCCTGAGACCATCGCCCTGCCTCCGTTTGCGCAGCGCCAGCGTCCACTGTCTCCAGTATGCAGGTGACCAAGCCCGAGCGCCAAGTGTGGATGGCCACGACCGCTCGTGTCTTCGAGCACAAAGACGCCCACGGTCAACGTCGTCGCAACGGACGCGCCTGCGAGGCCCTCGCCGGTGCGGGGAGCTTGCCATAATCCGCACCCACGGATCGGAGCCGCATCGTCTCCGACGTGTTCGAAAAATCGCGTGCCAGATCGCCGGGTTTGAGGGTGCCGGGGGTAGGCCGATCCACGACGAGTCTGGCGAAAGGGCCCCTGTTCGACGGAATCGGGCCGATCGCGTCGCGGATATGCGACGGGCCCCAAAGGTCGATCCAGTCGCGCTTGACGTTGACGATCGACGAGCTTGTGTTATTCGACCGACTCGAACCCAGGAAATGCTGCACCTGGAACACATCACGGTCACCCTGCCAATTCGCTACGCCCGAGGATAGACCGTCGGGATCGGCTCGCAGGACATCCATCGCCCGCTCCGGAAACGGGTCGATGAAGAGGCACTCCTTGCTGCTGATTAACCAGGGCCTGTCCGGCCCAGGCGGATCGGTCGGCCATGAGCCGATCGTGATTGCGGCACGACCCGCGGTGATCGTGCAGCGGGTCATCTGCAACTCGGCGAAAAATCGCGACCGGCTGACCTCTTCCGGCAGGAGCCGTATTGAATCCTGGCCCCCCGCAATCGCGCAGTTGGTCAGCGAAATCAGGCCCCGTGCAACCTCGGCGACCAGGACCGCCCCGCCGCCCTGCATCAGGATGCTATCCCGGATGAGACATGTGGGCAGGTCCCACGGGGTCACGAACGGACGAGTCCTGGAGCGTAGTGGTCTCGTCTCGAAGGCGCGGAATTCGATCAATTCATCGCCCGGGTACCCCTTCACGCTCTCCGAGGTGAGCAAGCAATTGGTCATCACCAGATGCCCGGCCTCCACGCGCACGAGGTGGTCGGGTCCCCGTTTCTCTCGTCGGAGATGCACCCCTCTGAGGACCAGATCGCCTCCCTTGGTCGCGAACAGAGCTCCACCGTTGGCAGATCGGTTGGTCTTCCAGGAGAGGTGTTCCTCGCCCGCCGATGGGGGGACGACGTCGATCTCCAACGACACCCCCTCCGGCATTAGGATGGGTGACGTGAACCTCGAAGAGGCACCGATTACCGAGACCCGGACTCGCACCGCATCAGGTGGGGTCCGTTCGACGAGAAATCTCCCAATGTCTCCGTACCAGGGGCCCACATCAGCCCGGAAGACCAGATCCACATCCGTGTGGCTGACCGACGGATCCGGATCGTCCTGCTTTACTGCCAACATCGGCGGACGGACCGCGTCTCCCTGAGCAGGAGCCTGTCTCAGCAAAGCCCCCGGGAGGAGGAGTTCGGGGATCGTTGTGAGTTTGAAGACATCCAACGTCTTCTCACCGAGCCAGGGGGACGGTACTGCAACTCGGGTGAGGGTGCCGAGGCGCTCGGGCGCCAGGAGTTCGAGTTGATCGAGTTTCGTGGTCGACGGGGAAAGGATCCAGGGGCCGGGAGCCTCGCGTCCGTCCACTTCGAAATCGGGCCAGGCGGCCCTGGCGGCGGGGAGATTTGCCAGCCGGGTCGTTGCGCCCGCGTTGAGGAGCGACGTCCAGCCGACGAACCGATCGTCCTGTCCTTCCCAGTCGAACGCTGTCGTGGTTGCAGCCTCGGGAGTCGTCAAGAGGGGCACCGAGTCACGACCGGCCAATCTTGCGAACGTGGACCCGAGGGAGCGGAGGCTGAGAGACTCGGTCAAGGAGGGGTGAAACGCGGCGAATGGCCCCTGCCCCGCGACGATGCTTCGCACGAGATTCAGACGCCGAGGAGGCCCGGCGAACGTCCTGGCCTCGACCGACACGAGCGGCCCTTGCCCACCGAGCACCACGCTACGGACGACGGCGAGGTCGCAACGTCCCGCTGTGAGTTGGAAGACTGTAGGGACATCGGTGCGAATCGTGGTCCGATCGAGAATGATCCGCGATGGCCCCGGTGGACGGTCGGTTGGCTCGATGACCTTCACGAGCGGGAACGACTGACCATCCGCCGCGAGTAGTGTGACGGTGCAGTCGCGGAGGATCAGGTCGGAACCCCCGCACTCAAAGACCGCTAGATGCGCGGCCGGTAGCTTCTTGACCTGGATGACGAGATCGAGGCCTTCGAGGATGAGCTTGGCCCGTTGCAATTGGAAGATCGCAGACGAGTTGTTTGCGACCGCGGGCTTGGTGAAAGCCAGGATCGGTCGATAGCCGGCTCTCGCACGGATCCGCCTGGTCTTCCCCGTCATCCGGAAATCGGTTTCGAAGAAGGGGCCGTTGTCGGCGATCTCGATCTCCGCCTCGCGTGAGTCGAAGGCACGACGCAGATCGGGCACGGCAGTGGGGTCCGCAGGATGCGCGACGCGCCGCACGATCACCTTGGGAGACGACGGCGGGTCGGCGTCGATTCCGACGAAATCAGCCAGTATGGCGTCCTCTCGCCCCGGCGGATAAATCGTCTCAGCGACAATTTCACGTTCGGGGTCGGTGGGCTCTAACCAGGGAGGCTCAACGGGCGCACCCGCGATCGGGGCCGGCTTTGATTTCTTGGGAGTCACCACGGGTGGAAAGATCACGGGAGGGGGCTCGATCACCGTGGTGACGCCGGATACGGTCTCGAGTTCCTTCTCGATCTCCTGCTTCAGGATCGTGGTCAGTCCAACCCCGAGGAGCGCGATAGCCAGACCGATGATGACACCGAACCCGACGTAGACGTGTGTCGGTGCCTCGGAACGTCCCGAGGTGGGCGAGAGTTGTCCTGCCGGAGGGGCCTGGATGTTTCTCCGGTCGGGACCGGTTGGGGCAGAGAGGGGAAAGGACTCCGAGTGCGACGCGAGTTCGCGGGCCCTCGTACGCAACTCATCGAAGACTCGCAGCTTCGAGAGGTCGCGACCGCCTTTCCCGAGAGGCTGATCCGTGGCGACCTCTAGCTCGACACCGGAGAGTGCTTTGAGGTCGAACTGACTGATCGGGGCCGAAAACCGTTCGGCAGGTGCCCGCTCGGGTCGCGGCAGGATCTTGCCGTCGGCTTCGTCATCGAGCATCACATCGAGGACCGACGCCTCCATGGTCGATGCACTGTTCCGATCGGTGGCGGCGTCAAGGTCGGAGATCAGGGCGTCATAGTCCGCCTGCCGATCCTCGGGGCGCTTGGCCATCATCGACTGGATAACTTCAACGAGCGTCTCGGGGATTTCG
It encodes:
- a CDS encoding FG-GAP-like repeat-containing protein yields the protein MWASRLGHPSLLLFVLIGASHGCGGTAKEAAPPKPEVSSERPGEIPAARLGEVMKAHLAGVGHMERYEYEDATAAFRKVHELAPGWLPGSVNLSIALLNTSGTIAEATPGGEKSKSNFEVALSLLDDVLKADPGHLPAHYCRGLILEFLGGDNILQAHEDFVFVSKADPNDGHTWYHVGTTLTDPNVKGRPAGPPQAKQLIEIYTKALEANPYLISALFKLQSAYSWAKDRDKQKELSALWRRLNPKSSPDGPGDTAENFYGEAGKYARVIDPTPPRERPAGKGTELQFAGRTPMKVAFPPSTNWAPFVAPSSVTDSTSDRDTIITSARAIWGPGTAVFDANNDGKLDLYLTAAVIGPKGLRDALFLNRGNGAFEDVTLALGLPEDRAGIGVAAGDFDADLNVDLFVTGVGDNRLLRNLGADGFKDVTTEVGLAPSKSISPMARWLDLDQDGDLDLYVLNGAAIEDGRRAFLPGKPSTSTVNTVYRNDGTPRPQEGGVPSNWLPLASAPKGKTSAGGLSLKLTPWTMPEAAALSGPPGSYAGIAALDVDDDRDLDLILARQGELPILILNDRLGRFRTVEVTGLGAGEVGSQGRVSGLVTIDLDRDGRSDLVQTSVGGPIKAWRNATTGRGDRVVASFQDVPIQASDWNSATAVDLDLDTWPDLLPVSLRAVAGPQWARNDGDRLVAQSLRIPGSSPEITLPTAHFTADFLGDALPEMIEWKQGEAPEIIPRLTNSKWLALDLRGKWLTDFGHMRTNPHGLGVKLTLEGQGLNVPLEVTTPSSGPGQSVVPAVLGMGSHEMADLLRLRWPDGTMQCELNVQSNVLRVQDEINRKTGSCPVLFTWNGKRFECLGDFLGGGGLGYLVAPGTYGQPDRDEAIAISSNQLRAVDGKLRLAIAEPMDEIAYLDHLTLDVVDRPPGFESTPDERFAPEGPRPTGELLTWRRTIRPEKATDLHGRDLSATLEHWDRRTADGFKKLSGWIGYAEEHGIVLDFGDRLTELKSSDRLMLMLAGWIDYPYSQTNYAAATAGMALKPPVLERRKADGTWEVIDPHPGYPAGLPRMMSLDLTGKLTGRGAAIRLTTNMECYYDQAFLALVEPAGEAVTSLPVSNAWLSARGYLREVSPDGELPLIYDYDYVDPAPLARLQGDLTRYGDVAGLVSSDDDRLCLVGPGDDLKLEFDASGLPPIKPGWTRSYVLRSIGYCKDADPFTAASDTVGPLPWKGMPYYPFGPEGERPMDDKYRDYLKTYQTRRSSGR
- a CDS encoding tetratricopeptide repeat protein, which translates into the protein MVSGRWIAIGTIVMFWQGVAPTAEAGEVVVAAPTQAAAGASTPSTSGNRSRGNYQVPGAVGGGWSMYWYGGMYGPRGTTYVTTPSPLMLGPMVPPDFQAGVVVPRADEGEMQGSPMRPTQRRTRRVDFARAEQFVTLGDRHFRMGSTKRASERYEQAARANPSSAEPRVRLAQLAFVRGKYSEAADRVREALTTDPGWLLTAPDIRRIYGEPGDFHKPIAALESHLQAEPGDRDGWFLLGAQLYLSGETRKAGDIFLRLTDRKADPSLAAFLDATRKQEPEKR
- a CDS encoding nitrilase-related carbon-nitrogen hydrolase, with protein sequence MPTIERYYAAACQTDLSCPKDRSELPARVDRLLAMVDHAVIGYGPFFDIRLVVFPEFVHAAPIYATAEELIDRLAVPIPNEQTDRYVAKARQHSIYIQSGTFLEVDARWPGRVFNTTCLIGPDGLLSKYRKVNPWIPWEVHTSPHDLPGYDEPLFPVTETEIGRLGAAICYDWLFPEAIRALALGGAEVLLRVSAYMDPWGATPPMDWWTLFNRARAAENSAYVVAANQGASLSNYPPFSWPGGSMIVDFDGRILSQADPGPGEKIVVGPIDLASLRAERGRRRGHDLLGHIRAEAYTDLYTRPIYRPNRD
- a CDS encoding serine/threonine-protein kinase; protein product: MPESETSPRPFQEARIGSYRLVQPLGSGGMSSVFRAIHDESGHEVAIKVLPRSLAKNPTILHRFLREAKNAESLEHPSIVTIFDRGADQGRFYLVLEFVEGGDLHDRIRKDGPLPIPIAVEIVKGVAAALKYAASRGVIHRDVKPANILQSPDGVVKVIDLGLALQADTDDERVTRDGTTVGTVDYMSPEQARDSRAATVQSDIYSLGCTFYFLLTGAPPFPGGTVTEKLSRHYREAPPDPRSIRPEIPETLVEVIQSMMAKRPEDRQADYDALISDLDAATDRNSASTMEASVLDVMLDDEADGKILPRPERAPAERFSAPISQFDLKALSGVELEVATDQPLGKGGRDLSKLRVFDELRTRARELASHSESFPLSAPTGPDRRNIQAPPAGQLSPTSGRSEAPTHVYVGFGVIIGLAIALLGVGLTTILKQEIEKELETVSGVTTVIEPPPVIFPPVVTPKKSKPAPIAGAPVEPPWLEPTDPEREIVAETIYPPGREDAILADFVGIDADPPSSPKVIVRRVAHPADPTAVPDLRRAFDSREAEIEIADNGPFFETDFRMTGKTRRIRARAGYRPILAFTKPAVANNSSAIFQLQRAKLILEGLDLVIQVKKLPAAHLAVFECGGSDLILRDCTVTLLAADGQSFPLVKVIEPTDRPPGPSRIILDRTTIRTDVPTVFQLTAGRCDLAVVRSVVLGGQGPLVSVEARTFAGPPRRLNLVRSIVAGQGPFAAFHPSLTESLSLRSLGSTFARLAGRDSVPLLTTPEAATTTAFDWEGQDDRFVGWTSLLNAGATTRLANLPAARAAWPDFEVDGREAPGPWILSPSTTKLDQLELLAPERLGTLTRVAVPSPWLGEKTLDVFKLTTIPELLLPGALLRQAPAQGDAVRPPMLAVKQDDPDPSVSHTDVDLVFRADVGPWYGDIGRFLVERTPPDAVRVRVSVIGASSRFTSPILMPEGVSLEIDVVPPSAGEEHLSWKTNRSANGGALFATKGGDLVLRGVHLRREKRGPDHLVRVEAGHLVMTNCLLTSESVKGYPGDELIEFRAFETRPLRSRTRPFVTPWDLPTCLIRDSILMQGGGAVLVAEVARGLISLTNCAIAGGQDSIRLLPEEVSRSRFFAELQMTRCTITAGRAAITIGSWPTDPPGPDRPWLISSKECLFIDPFPERAMDVLRADPDGLSSGVANWQGDRDVFQVQHFLGSSRSNNTSSSIVNVKRDWIDLWGPSHIRDAIGPIPSNRGPFARLVVDRPTPGTLKPGDLARDFSNTSETMRLRSVGADYGKLPAPARASQARPLRRR